From one Magnolia sinica isolate HGM2019 chromosome 18, MsV1, whole genome shotgun sequence genomic stretch:
- the LOC131233389 gene encoding uncharacterized protein LOC131233389 isoform X2, whose protein sequence is MSILAIIFLTVNTAISAIRSLDDPWTFAFVVSVYVLLMLLFLFLHLYDKAPENSDRREKLKIPIWAVASALNIVFAYRVATIMNVAMKCIVWGMAAFSTVSGFYFFFIFPKNSNNFYGACKPCIRWVERYFNDCLCNLSDEISFGFGLISLLCWAVAEIPQIITNFHSKSSNGVSLAFLMTWVVGDIFNLVGCLLEPVTVS, encoded by the exons ATGTCCATATTAGCTATCATTTTTCTAACTGTCAATACAGCCATCTCAGCCATCCGATCGTTAGATGATCCTTGGACATTTGCATTCGTCGTCTCGGTTTATGTCCTACTCATGCTTTTATTTTTGTTCCTCCATCTCTACGATAAAGCAC CTGAAAACTCAGATAGGAGAGAAAAATTGAAGATTCCTATTTGGGCCGTCGCCTCTGCACTCAATATTGTTTTCGCGTATCGTGTTGCAACTATAATGAATGTCGCGATGAAATGTATCGTATGGGGAATGGCCGCCTTCAGCACTGTCTCCGGgttttacttctttttcatcttccccAAAAACTCCAACAATTTTTATGGCGCGTGCAAACCCTGCATTCGTTGGGTGGAGAGATATTTCAATGACTGCCTCTGCAATCTAAGCGATGAAATCTCTTTTGGGTTTGGGCTCATTAGCCTTCTGTGTTGGGCTGTGGCTGAAATCCCTCAAATCATCACCAACTTCCACTCCAAATCCAGCAATGGCGTCTCACTCGCTTTCTTGATGACTTGGGTTGTTGG TGACATTTTCAATCTAGTGGGTTGCCTGCTCGAACCAGTTACGGTAAGTTGA
- the LOC131233389 gene encoding uncharacterized protein LOC131233389 isoform X1, protein MSILAIIFLTVNTAISAIRSLDDPWTFAFVVSVYVLLMLLFLFLHLYDKAPENSDRREKLKIPIWAVASALNIVFAYRVATIMNVAMKCIVWGMAAFSTVSGFYFFFIFPKNSNNFYGACKPCIRWVERYFNDCLCNLSDEISFGFGLISLLCWAVAEIPQIITNFHSKSSNGVSLAFLMTWVVGSVPSSSIVALTTDLSALLSLSFFISRTFPFSFFFLLIFN, encoded by the exons ATGTCCATATTAGCTATCATTTTTCTAACTGTCAATACAGCCATCTCAGCCATCCGATCGTTAGATGATCCTTGGACATTTGCATTCGTCGTCTCGGTTTATGTCCTACTCATGCTTTTATTTTTGTTCCTCCATCTCTACGATAAAGCAC CTGAAAACTCAGATAGGAGAGAAAAATTGAAGATTCCTATTTGGGCCGTCGCCTCTGCACTCAATATTGTTTTCGCGTATCGTGTTGCAACTATAATGAATGTCGCGATGAAATGTATCGTATGGGGAATGGCCGCCTTCAGCACTGTCTCCGGgttttacttctttttcatcttccccAAAAACTCCAACAATTTTTATGGCGCGTGCAAACCCTGCATTCGTTGGGTGGAGAGATATTTCAATGACTGCCTCTGCAATCTAAGCGATGAAATCTCTTTTGGGTTTGGGCTCATTAGCCTTCTGTGTTGGGCTGTGGCTGAAATCCCTCAAATCATCACCAACTTCCACTCCAAATCCAGCAATGGCGTCTCACTCGCTTTCTTGATGACTTGGGTTGTTGGGTCCGTACCATCTTCCTCCATAGTAGCTCTCACCACAGACCTCTCTGCCTTGCTTTCTCTATCATTTTTCATTTCCAGAACCttcccattttcatttttttttcttctgatttttaattaa